TGCTCCGGGCCCCCCTGAGATGCTGGGTGCTCCCCAAGGCGCATGTCTCTGCTAAGCCGGCCAGAACACCCACCTCCCCTGTGGTAAGTGACCTTGGGCAGTAGGGAACACATGGGGGACATCCACAGTGCTAGGCCCCAGTGCCCGCTGGGCCTTGGCGCTATGGCTGTAAAGGCGTGGGAGCACTGGGAGGCCAGGCCCCTCTGGCACCAGCATTGGGTGACGGGGTGGGGCTCAGCGCTCGGGTCCCCACCTGAGGGcacagagtgggggctgctgtgagGGAAGTGGACCTGGCTACAGGGTGTGCCACCAAGACTTGGACCCAGACTGACCTCCAATTAGAGTCAGGAACAGATGGTCCCCGAGGCAGCATGACGGAGGGGACACTGGCCCTGGAGAGTGacttctgcccccatcccagcttcctcagcGTGGGGTTGGGGAAGAGAAGCTAACAGGGCAACACCACACCTTTGCTGTTGGTGCCCTGCCCAGTACACCTGGTGGCAAGTAACCAGGTGGCAGGGGGCAGGCTGCAGGCAGCCCACCTGCTCACAACACCACAGCAGGCCAGCTCCTCAGAGAGCCCCGGTCAAGGCCAGAAGTAGCCAGGGTGCTGACTATGGAACAGCTACTCCTGGCACACTGAGGAAGGACTGGATGGTCAGGGGATGGGGCCAGGTCTGATGGACTCAAAACAGCTATGTCCTCCTCCCCCCAGGAGCAGGCGGTGGGCATATCAGTGCTGTTTGTCAGCTTGCTGGCTCCTGCAGGCTGGGTCCTGACTCACCTCGAGAGCTACAAGAAAGGCTCCAAAGAATGAAGGCCTCGCAGTACCCCAGGCACCGGACCCAAAGTGCCTAATAAAACTCTGcccacctcacccctgcctcAGTGCCTCTATCAAACCCCTCCCACCTCACCCCGTCTCAGCTCTAGTGAGCCTCTAcccacctcacccctgccccaggtCCTCTAGTGAACCCCTCCTCACAACCATCTGTGTGCACCCCATGCTGGCCCCCTTTGCAcaactggcccagccccggctatcCCGAGCTGGACTGTGTTGGCCTGGggagtgttggagcagggggcGTACTGGGCACCAAAGTTGCTGGTGACAAGAGTGAGGTGAGGTGGCCAAATGAGGGTCTTTGTCAGAGAAGGCTCGGGGGAAGGAGTGGGCTGGAGTAGGCCACAGGATGCCTCACACCCTCAGCACAGAACAAGGGGCTGAGGCCAAACCTCCATGAAGCCCTCTGAGGTTCTCATCTCTTCAGAAAGCAGAACCACCCAAGGATGAAGCCACGGCATTTATTATAGGGACACCCCCAAAGACAGTgggagacacacaggcacacaggtgGGGACGCCCACTTGCATCACCTGAGCCCAGgagaccctcccttcctctgcaGGCTGCAGAGACCCCAGGAGCTTTCTCCCTGTGACCAGCCCCTCTGTGAATGGTCAGGATCCAGCGGCCAGGCGGGCGCTAGGTGAGGATGTCGTGGGCCTGATGCTCCACCAGCATCTCCATGCTCTTCACGTCGGCGCACCAGAACTCCAGGCGGTCCTTCATGCCCTTGATCTAAGCAAGCCAGGGCCCGGGCGTTagggcagccagcagcagggTGGGCATGTGCTCACCATGGCCAGCTCTCAGCATGAGGACAGGGAAGGAACGGGCATGGAGAGAAAGCCCACAGGATCACATCGCACCCAACCTGAGGCGGATGTACCTGAGCCAGGCCCCCATTTTGGGATTAAGGCACCGTGAGCTCTGCCAGCTCTTGTAACCGCATAAGCCTTTAAGTGCAGGGTTCAACCCTGCTGACATCAGTTAGCTTCTCAGAAAAGCCTTGGTCCTAAGGAGGCCATGACAAGCACGCCTCTCACCTGATAACACCAGCTTCCGGCCCAATGAGGCCAGCACAGCACGGACAACCCCCGACCCACCAAGGTGACCTGAGGGCCCCGCCACGGCACCTGCTGCAAATCCAGCACTCGAGGCTGCACCCAGGTCATGTGGACACGCCTGTCCACCTCGTCTATACTGCCCTTCACCAGTCCAACAGACAGGGCCTTCATCACGAGCAGCTCCACCTGGATGAGACCCGGACACGTACCAGATCCTCCTCCTGGGTGAGCCCCAACCCGTCCCCTGGGTGAGCCCAACCCTTCCCATGGGTGAGCCCCGACCCGTCCCCTGGGTGAGCCCCAACACACAGCAGGTCCTCCCCCTGGGTGAGTGCACAGCCCCTGCAACTATGGTAGCAACATCCTGAGTCAAGA
The sequence above is a segment of the Ochotona princeps isolate mOchPri1 unplaced genomic scaffold, mOchPri1.hap1 HAP1_SCAFFOLD_148, whole genome shotgun sequence genome. Coding sequences within it:
- the LOC131478943 gene encoding cytochrome c oxidase subunit 8B, mitochondrial-like; amino-acid sequence: MLRLFPVARLLRAPLRCWVLPKAHVSAKPARTPTSPVEQAVGISVLFVSLLAPAGWVLTHLESYKKGSKE